The Acidovorax sp. RAC01 genomic sequence CGACGCAAAATGCCTCGCGAGTTCCAGCGAACTCCCCAGCACACTGGGCTGGAAAACCACCAGTTGCTCCGGCTCCAGCAATGCAGCAAGCTGCTGCGACAGGTATGCATGGGCGAACGCTGGTGCTGCGACGATGACGGTGTCTGCGCCCTTGACCGCCCTCTCGATATCAGTGGTCAGCAGAGGTTTCGCCGCACGGCCTTCCACATCGCCTGATAGTTCGATGCCGCCGGTCGAGTTGATCGCTTCAAAATCGCGTTCCCACCGTGAGTACAGCCTGACATCGTGGCCGAGCAGGGTCATGTGGCCAGCGATGGCTTGGCCAACGTTTCCAGCGCCGAGAATTGCAATTTTGCCCATGGGATGTATTTCTTTCGTGCGAGGTTGTGAATGCACCGTTCGCATGAAGGGTGCGTGAATGAATTTGTGCCGCACCGCTTGCGGGTGCAACAAAGATCTGAATCCGGGCTGTCGTCCCGATTGCCGGGTGAAAACCGGATACGTTCTGTAAGCGCTCGGGGGAATTAGTCGACCGTGATCCGGCCCTTGCGGATGACTTCACCCCACTTCGCGAAGTCCGACTTGATCATCGCCGCGAACTGCTCGGGCGTTTTGATGTCGGGTTCGGAGCCCATGGCCTCGTACTGCTTCTTGAAGTTGGGATCCGACAGGATCTCATTGATGGTCGTGTTTAGCCTCTTCACGATCGCGGGAGGCATGCCCTTCGGACCGACGATCCCCGCCCAGGTCACCATCTCGAGGTAAGGCGCTCCCGCCTGAGCGACGGTCGGTACGTCGGGCAACCGCGGCGAGCGCGTTGCACTCGTGATGGCCAACGCGCGGATGCGGCCCGCCTTGACCTGCGGCTCCATCGATGTGAAGTTGCTGATCATCAGTTGAATATGACCAGCTGCAAGGTCGCCTTCGGCTGCCGGCGCGCTCTTGTACGGCGCATGGACCATCTCAATGCCTGCATTCATGCGCAGCATTTCAGTCAGGACGTGCAGAGACGTGCCTTGGCCCGTCGAGCCGAAGGAGATCATGTTCGGGTTCGCCTTCGCATATGCGATAAGTTCAACGAGCGTCTTCACCGGTAGGCTCGGCGTAACGCCAACGAGATTCGGCTGCGTAAACAGCGAAGAAATTGGCGTGAAGTCGCTCTCGATGCGATACGGCAGCTGCTTTGCAGTGAGCGTACCCACGATGAACGTGGCGAGGTTGTTGCTGCCGATGGTATAGCCATCAGGTGCTGCCTTTGCAACCACGTCCATACCAATCGCGCCAGACGCACCGGGCTTGTTTTCAATGACGAATGGCTGCCCCAGCCGCTTGTGGAGCTCGATCGCCAGTGCGCGTGCGTGGTTGTCCGCTGCGCCGCCCGGAGCCGCAGGAACGATCAGGCGGACGGGTTTTTCGGGATACTCCGCACGGGCAGCCTGCAGGGGGGCGAGGACGCCGATCAAGAGCGCTGCAGCAAGGCTGGGAATTCGGTACTTCAAGGCGACCTCTACGGTTGAATGATGGTGCAGTGGATCGTAGGTAGATCGGTGACCTGCATCCATGCCGCCTGAAGCAACAACCTATTCGCGCGTGGTATGTGTTCGAGCCGCGTCCGTGGCCGACTTGAGCAGTTGGAGCAGTTCCCGCGCAGGCGCTCCCAGCCGCGTGTCACTCATCGCGGTCGC encodes the following:
- a CDS encoding Bug family tripartite tricarboxylate transporter substrate binding protein gives rise to the protein MDAGHRSTYDPLHHHSTVEVALKYRIPSLAAALLIGVLAPLQAARAEYPEKPVRLIVPAAPGGAADNHARALAIELHKRLGQPFVIENKPGASGAIGMDVVAKAAPDGYTIGSNNLATFIVGTLTAKQLPYRIESDFTPISSLFTQPNLVGVTPSLPVKTLVELIAYAKANPNMISFGSTGQGTSLHVLTEMLRMNAGIEMVHAPYKSAPAAEGDLAAGHIQLMISNFTSMEPQVKAGRIRALAITSATRSPRLPDVPTVAQAGAPYLEMVTWAGIVGPKGMPPAIVKRLNTTINEILSDPNFKKQYEAMGSEPDIKTPEQFAAMIKSDFAKWGEVIRKGRITVD